CATCAAATTCTTCGACATAAAAATCCCTAAGCTTACGATTCCTGTAAGGCCAGGCAGAAACCTTGCGATAATTGTTGAAGTAGCAGCTATGAATCATAGACAAAAGCAGATGGGGTATAATGCAGCACATGAATTAAATAAAAAATTGTTGAAACAGATATCCGGTTAAAATATAATGTTAAATGGGCTTAATTATTAATTAACAAAATTTTGACATATATTTTGAAAGGGATGTAAAAATAATGAATCTTTTACTTGATACGCATACACATACTGTAGCAAGTGGCCATGCATACAGTACGATTATTGAGAATGCTAAGGAGGCATCAAAAAAAGGCTTAAAGCTATTTTGTATGACAGACCACGGCCCAAAAATGCCCGGCGGACCACATATATTTCACTTTGGCAATCTAAAAGTTTTACCATCTGAAGTAGATGGCGTAGAAATATTAAAAGGTGTTGAAGCAAATATTCTCGACAGAGATGGCAACCTCGATATGCCGGAAGAAATTTTAAAAAAGCTTGATGTCGTTATTGCAAGTTTACATGACGTTTGTTTTCCATATCGCGATGTTGAGTCAAATACAGAGGCAATGATAAATGCAATAAAAAATCCATATGTTGATATTGTGGGGCATCCAGGTAATCCGCTTTTTGATATTGATGTTGACAAGGTTCTTGATGCCGCGAAAGAGTATAATACATGTATAGAAATAAATAATAGCTCATTTGTGGCATCGAGAGTTGGAAGCTATGAAAACTGCCTTTTAATTGCTAAAAAAGCTGCAAAAATGAATGTGAAGATTTGCGTTGGAAGTGATGCACATATAGCATTTGATGTAGGCAGGTTTGACAAGGCACTAGAGGTCATTGAAAAAGCACATTTAGATGAAGAATTTATTATGAATACTGATGTAGATAAATTTAAAGATTATTTAAGAAGTAAAGGCAAACTATTAAATAGATGATATTTTCGTTAAGTTAAAAGGAGGAACGAAAATGAGGATTGGTGTTGATGTAGGTGGGACAAATATAGCAGTGGGATTGGTAGATGAAAATGGGAAAATAATTGCAACCGGTTCTAGACCGGCAGAACCTAAAAGAGGATATGCTGCTATGGCTAAGGACATTGGTGAAATATCATTAGAGTTAATAAAAAGATGCAGCTTAAAAATTGAGGATATTAAATCAATGGGAATCGGCGTACCTGGTGTTGCAGATAATGAGAAGGGAATTGTTTTAAGAGCAGTGAACCTCTACTGGACAAAGGTACCTCTAGTCCGTGAAATACATAAATATATTGATATACCAATACACATGGATAACGATGCTAATGTAGCTGCACTTGCTGAAGGGGTTTTCGGTGCGGGACGTGGTACAAATTCCTCTGTTACAATCACTCTTGGAACAGGGGTTGGTTCTGGCTTTGTTTTAAACGGTAGAGTATTTAATGGAGCACATCATTTTGCACCAGAATTAGGCCATATTGTAATAGGAGATAATGGTATAAGATGTAATTGTGGCAAGATAGGTTGCCTTGAGACATATGCGTCTGCAACAGCACTTATAAGAGAAGGGAAAAGAGCAGCTTTGAAGGATAAAAATTCATTAATTTTAAAGTTAGCTGGTGGAGAACCAGAGACTATAACTGCAAAGAATGTTATTGATGCGGCAAAACAGTTTGATAAAACGGCGATGATGATTTTTAATGACTATGTGAAATACCTTGCAATCGGAATTGTCAATATAATAAATATATTAGATCCAGAAGTAATTATTCTTGGCGGCGGTGTTGCAAATGCCGGAGACTTCTTGTTAAAACCTTTAAAGAAAGAGGTTCAGGAGAACATATTATTTAAGGATTTACCATATGCGGACATTAAAAAGGCAGAACTCGGCAATGATGCCGGAATAATAGGTGCAGCAATACTTTAATATAAAAGGTGGATATTGAAAATGAAAATATTTGAACTATATGAAAAAAATATAAAACTTAATGATCATGCAGCGATAAAATTTAAAAATGAAGTTATCACATATGGCGAACTTCCAAACTTAATAGATAGCTATGCATCATACTTTCAAGGCTTGGGCGTCAAAAAAGGCGATAAGGTCATTTTATGCATGCCGAATTGTCCTGAATTTGTATTTTCTTACATTGGTGCTGTAAAAGCTGGCGCTATCACCATACCATTAAATCTAATGCTTACAATGGAAGAAATTCAATATGTTGTTATGGAATCCGGTGCTAATACTATAGTAGTACATCCAATAATTCTTAAGAAGATAGATCCATCGGCATTTAAGAAGATGAACTTAAAAAATGTTGTCGTATTAAATGAGGAGACAAAAGAAAAGATAAAAGGTCAAAGCAATTTTGCACCTGTTGAGATAAATGATGAGGATGTATGTACATATCTTTACACATCGGGTACAACAGGTAAACCAAAGGGCGCAATGCTTACACATAAAAATTTTGTATCAGATGTAATTGCAATGGACGAAGTATCTGATCTTGGACCAGATGATAATTTTCTTTGTGTACTGCCACTTTTCCACAGCTTCTCATGGTCTGTCAATGTGCTTTTGGCGTTTTACCTTGGTAGTACCATTACAATAAAGGATACATTTATGCCAAAGGACACCTTAGAAACTTTGATAAATGAGAATATTACAGTTTTCTGTGGCGTACCGTCAATATTTGCCTTTTTGATGAAAATGGCTGAAAAGGGGCAGTTTAAAGCATTAAAGCTTGCTATAACTGGTGGTGCACCATTGGCACCAGAGATTCAAAGGGGGTTTGAATCTAAATTTAATTTTCCACTTGTTGAAGGGTATGGCTTATCAGAGGCTGCACCTGTTGCAATATTGAACCCTCTTGGTCCAAATGATATTAGAAAACCTGGCTCAATTGGTGTACCACTCCCATGTAATGAAGCTATGATAGTCGATGAAAATGACAATGAAGTGCCAATAGGGGAAGTTGGCGAACTTGTATTAAAAGGCTCAAATATTATGATAGGATATCATAATATGCCTGAAGAAACAGAAAAAACTTTAAGAGGCGGATGGCTTCATACGGGTGACCTTGCCAAGAAAGACGAAGATGGATATTACTACATAGTTGATAGGTTAAAAGATATGATAATCCTTGGAGGATTTAATGTATATCCGAGAGAAGTAGAGGAGACGTTGTTGGAGCATCCTGCTGTACAAGATGTTGCTATAATAGGCGTTGGTGACAAATATAAGGGTGAAGATGTAAAGGCATTTGTCGTGCTCAAAGAAGGACAAAATGCCGATAGAAGAGAACTTCAAAACTTTCTCCGCAATAAACTGACGGTATATAAGATACCGAAGATATTTGAATTCGTTAATGAATTGCCAAAAAGCCCAACGGGAAAGGTTTTGAAAAAACTGCTTAAATAGTAAAACAAAAGTAAAAGGCCTTATCATATGGTAAGGTCTTTTTTTAATATTAAATTTTAAAGTAATATTAATAAGCCAAAAACAAAATTGGCATAAGCAAATTATATATAAATTGAATAAATAGAAGCAAATAGCAGATAGTTAATGATAGATATGATAGATGACTTAAAATAATTCATTTGGATAAAATATATAATTTGACTCACATCTTTATTTGTTTTAATATTAAAGTAATCCGTTACGTAAAAATTTTTTTTACAGCATAAAGAAATAAATAAACAGCATAATTTACAAAGACATTATTTGAGATATTTAGAGTAATCCGTTACGAGGGAGTCGGTATGATAACAATAAAAGATGTTGCAAAAGAAGCCGGTGTTTCGGTCGCTACAATTTCAAGAGTTTTAAATAATAGTCCGGGAGTATCTGATGAGACAAGGAAAATGGTGCTTTCCGTCATAAAAAGATTAAATTACAATCCAAACCTTCTTGGCAGAAACCTTAGGAGGATGGAGACGAAAATGATACTTGTGCTTCTTCCGACTATATCGAATCCATTTTACGCAAGGATAGTAAAGGGAATTGAGGATGTGGCGCAAAAGAATGGATATGGTGTAATGCTTTGCAATACAGATTCTGATGTAAAAAGGGAAAGGATGTATTTAGAACTTTTGAAGAATAGGTTGTCAGATGGGGTAATATTTATGGCACCGGAAATTGATGAAGGTGAGCTTAATGAAATAGGCGAGAAATTTGCTGCTGTACAATGTTGCGAATATAAAGAGGGTGCCAATGTTTCTCATGTATCAATAGATAATTTTAAGGCTGCATATAAGGCAGTGAAACACCTGATTGGACTTGGACATAAGGATATTGGTCTTATAAGCTGTAAAAACAATTTTCTTTCTACAAAACAGAGAGAAGAGGGCTACAAAAAAGCTTTAATTGATTTTGGCATTGAATTTAATCCACAATATGTAAGATATGGCGACTATTCATTCAAAAGTGGGTTTAGAGCAACAAAGAGTTTACTCGCTGATGCTGATAAGATAACAGCGATATTTGCAATTTCAGACATTATGGCAATTGGAGCAATAAAAGCTGCAAATGAGAATGGCTTAAAAATTCCCGATGATATTGCGATAGTTGGATTTGATAATATAAGCTTTGCGCCAATGTATAATCCATCACTTACAACAATATCACAGCCCAAATATGATATTGGCTGTACAGCGATGGAATTACTAATAAAACAAATAAAGGAAAGGGGAGATAATAAAGAAAATATTATACTTGAACACGAATTAATCATAAGAGAATCAACTGTAAAATAAAAGGAGGAAATTTGTTATGAGCGACAAGCTTAGAGTTGGAATAATTGGTTGTGGTGGAATTGCAAATGGCAAACATATGCCGTCACTTGCAAAGCTTAAAAATGTCGAGATGGTTGCCTTCTGCGACAAAATTGAGGAAAAAGCATTAAAAGCTGCAAATGACTATGGTATAGATGGTGCAAAAACATATGTAGACTATAGAGAACTTTTGGAAGATAAAAGCATAGATGTTATACACGTATGTACACCAAATAAGTCCCATGCAGATATAACTATTGATGCATTAGAAGCTGGTAAACATGTAATGTGTGAAAAGCCAATGGCAAAAACAGCTAAAGATGCTAAAAGGATGGTAGATGCTGCAAAAAAAACAGGCAAAAAGCTTACGATAGGATATCAAAACCGTTTCAGGCCAGATTCACAATATTTACATAAGTTATGTGAAGACGGTGAACTTGGTGAAATATATTTTGCTAAGGCACATGCTATAAGAAGGCGTGCTGTACCAACATGGGGAGTATTTTTAAATGAGGAAGAGCAAGGTGGTGGGCCATTGATAGATATAGGCACACATGCACTTGACTTAACATTATGGATGATGAATAATTATAAGCCAAAGAGCGTTGTGGGTACTGTATACCATAAACTTGCAGATAGAAAAAATGCAGCAAATGCATGGGGACCATGGGATCCGGCTAAATTTACTGTAGAAGATTCGGCATTTGGCTTTATAACAATGGAAAATAGTGCGACAATAGTACTTGAATCAAGCTGGGCACTTAATTCACTTGAAGTTGGCGAAGCAATGACAACACTTTGTGGTACAGAAGGCGGTGCTGATATGAGAGACGGCTTAAGAATAAATGGTGAAAAGAATGGGAGGCTTTATACGACAAAAGTAGACTTAAGTGCGGGCGGTGTAGACTTCTACGAAGGAAATACCGAAGATGCATCACTTATTGAGGCAAGGCAGTGGATAGATAGTATTATAAATGACAAAGAACCTGTAGTAAAACCTGAGGAAGCATATGTTGTATCACAGATACTTGAAGCAATATATATATCTGCTAAGACAGGTGAGCCAGTATATTTTAATAAATAGATTGGAGTGTTTTTAAATGGATTTACCTGTTGCATTAGAGCTGTATACACTGCGCAATGAACTGAAAGATGACTTTTTAGGGACACTTGAAAAAGTTGCAGAGATAGGCTATAAAGGCGTTGAATTTGCTGGATATGGCGGATTTAGTGCTAGTGAATTGAAAAAGTATCTCGATAGACTTGGATTAGTACCGACTGGAAGCCATGTAGGTATTGATCTATTAAAAGACAGACTCGATGAAGTGATAGAATATAGCATAGAGATTGGAAATAAATATATAGTTTGCCCTTGGAATAAGTATGAAACAAAAGATGATTTTATTAGTACAGCAAAACTTCTCAACGATATAGGCAAGAAGTGTAAAGAAAATGGGTTAGTACTATGTTATCATAATCACAATCATGAATTCCAGCTGTTCGATGGTAAATATGGACTTGATTTACTATATGAAAATACAGACCCTGACCTTGTAAAAGCAGAGATTGATACTTATTGGGTAGAATATGCTGGAGTAAATCCAGTAGATTACATCAAAAAATATTCCGGAAGGTTACCATTAGTACATCTTAAGGACATGGAAGAGGGTACAAGAGATTTTGCGGAAATAGGCAAAGGGACAATGAATATCAAAGAAATAATCGAAGCATCCCAAAAAGCTGGTGCAGAATGGTTTATAGTAGAACAGGATGTGTGCAAGAGACCACCAATTGAAAGTGTAAAAATAAGTTTTGAAAATATTAAAAAAATGTGAGGAGGAAATATAATGTATCTTGGTTTTTTAACAGTGTGCCTTGGGAATATGCCGCTTAAAGAAAAGGCTAAATGGGCATCAGAAAATGGGTTTAAATCTTTAGAAATCGCTTGCTGGCCACAGGTAAACAGCAGGGATTATTCTAGCTGTGATATAGATGTTGAAACATTGACAGAAGAAAAAGCAGAAGAAATAAAGAAGTACTTAAAAGAATATGGACTTACAATATCATCTTTGGCATATTATGATAATAACTTGGATCATGACCCGGAAAAAAGAGCATATATAAATAATCATACAAAGAAATGTATCGATGCAGCAGTTATGCTCGGTACTTCAATGGTAGGAACATTTGTAGGAAGAAATGTTGATAAAGATATTAAAGGAAATTTTGATGAATTTGAGAAAGTATTTGGCGATATCGTCGGCTATGCTGAACAAAAGGGTATAAAAATTATAATTGAAAATTGCCCCATGGAAGGCTGGCAGAAAGAAGGATTACCAGGTACAATATCTTTTACACCAGAACTTTGGGAAGAGATGTTTAGAAGAGTTCCATCAAAGAATTTCGGACTCAATTTAGATCCATCCCATTTACTTTTCCAGCTTATTGATTATCTAAAAGTTGTTCCTGCATTTAAGGATAGGATATTCCATGTCCATGCAAAAGACGCAGAAGTTTTCGAAGATAAACTTGCATGGTATGGAGTATTTAATAGGCAATTTCCTAAAAAGGGTGAGACCGGTTACTGGAGATTTAGAATGCCAGGCCTTGGCCAAGTAGATTGGGGTAAGTTTATAAAAGCACTTAAGGACATTGGATATGATGATGTTATAAGCATTGAACATGAAGATCCATTGTACGAAGGAAGCGAAGAAAAAGTAAAAGAAGGCTTAAAGTTAGGATACAAGCATTTAAAACAATTCATATAGAAATAAGGGCAGGCAGTATTCGCTGCTTGCCCTAAAAATTGCTATTATATAAAAAACCTTTGTCATTATGAGTAAATCGAATAATTTCAAATTCCACTATAATATTTTAATATAAAATATTTTTTATTCATTGTTGAAATATTAAGGCTCTATGATATAATAAATCGAAATATAAAGATATATTAGGAGGTAGAAAAATGCCGATAAAACTTGGAATCATAGGATATGGCGGGATGGGCGGATGGCATCGAAAAAATGCACCAAAAGTCGATGGTGTGGATGTCGTCGCAGTATACGATATTGACCACAGCAGAGTTGAAGCAGCAAAAGAAGAAGGGCTAAAGGGGTACGATTCTTTAGATGATTTTCTAAATGATAAAGAAATAAATACTGTTTTAATTGCAACTCCGAATCATGTTCACAAAGAGCTTGCGGTTGCATCAGCAAATGCTGGGAAAAATGTTATAGTTGAAAAACCTGTTGCAATGTCAATGCA
This portion of the Thermoanaerobacterium sp. RBIITD genome encodes:
- a CDS encoding phosphatase; the encoded protein is MNLLLDTHTHTVASGHAYSTIIENAKEASKKGLKLFCMTDHGPKMPGGPHIFHFGNLKVLPSEVDGVEILKGVEANILDRDGNLDMPEEILKKLDVVIASLHDVCFPYRDVESNTEAMINAIKNPYVDIVGHPGNPLFDIDVDKVLDAAKEYNTCIEINNSSFVASRVGSYENCLLIAKKAAKMNVKICVGSDAHIAFDVGRFDKALEVIEKAHLDEEFIMNTDVDKFKDYLRSKGKLLNR
- a CDS encoding sugar phosphate isomerase/epimerase; protein product: MDLPVALELYTLRNELKDDFLGTLEKVAEIGYKGVEFAGYGGFSASELKKYLDRLGLVPTGSHVGIDLLKDRLDEVIEYSIEIGNKYIVCPWNKYETKDDFISTAKLLNDIGKKCKENGLVLCYHNHNHEFQLFDGKYGLDLLYENTDPDLVKAEIDTYWVEYAGVNPVDYIKKYSGRLPLVHLKDMEEGTRDFAEIGKGTMNIKEIIEASQKAGAEWFIVEQDVCKRPPIESVKISFENIKKM
- a CDS encoding Gfo/Idh/MocA family oxidoreductase — its product is MSDKLRVGIIGCGGIANGKHMPSLAKLKNVEMVAFCDKIEEKALKAANDYGIDGAKTYVDYRELLEDKSIDVIHVCTPNKSHADITIDALEAGKHVMCEKPMAKTAKDAKRMVDAAKKTGKKLTIGYQNRFRPDSQYLHKLCEDGELGEIYFAKAHAIRRRAVPTWGVFLNEEEQGGGPLIDIGTHALDLTLWMMNNYKPKSVVGTVYHKLADRKNAANAWGPWDPAKFTVEDSAFGFITMENSATIVLESSWALNSLEVGEAMTTLCGTEGGADMRDGLRINGEKNGRLYTTKVDLSAGGVDFYEGNTEDASLIEARQWIDSIINDKEPVVKPEEAYVVSQILEAIYISAKTGEPVYFNK
- a CDS encoding long-chain fatty acid--CoA ligase, which encodes MKIFELYEKNIKLNDHAAIKFKNEVITYGELPNLIDSYASYFQGLGVKKGDKVILCMPNCPEFVFSYIGAVKAGAITIPLNLMLTMEEIQYVVMESGANTIVVHPIILKKIDPSAFKKMNLKNVVVLNEETKEKIKGQSNFAPVEINDEDVCTYLYTSGTTGKPKGAMLTHKNFVSDVIAMDEVSDLGPDDNFLCVLPLFHSFSWSVNVLLAFYLGSTITIKDTFMPKDTLETLINENITVFCGVPSIFAFLMKMAEKGQFKALKLAITGGAPLAPEIQRGFESKFNFPLVEGYGLSEAAPVAILNPLGPNDIRKPGSIGVPLPCNEAMIVDENDNEVPIGEVGELVLKGSNIMIGYHNMPEETEKTLRGGWLHTGDLAKKDEDGYYYIVDRLKDMIILGGFNVYPREVEETLLEHPAVQDVAIIGVGDKYKGEDVKAFVVLKEGQNADRRELQNFLRNKLTVYKIPKIFEFVNELPKSPTGKVLKKLLK
- a CDS encoding sugar phosphate isomerase/epimerase; this encodes MYLGFLTVCLGNMPLKEKAKWASENGFKSLEIACWPQVNSRDYSSCDIDVETLTEEKAEEIKKYLKEYGLTISSLAYYDNNLDHDPEKRAYINNHTKKCIDAAVMLGTSMVGTFVGRNVDKDIKGNFDEFEKVFGDIVGYAEQKGIKIIIENCPMEGWQKEGLPGTISFTPELWEEMFRRVPSKNFGLNLDPSHLLFQLIDYLKVVPAFKDRIFHVHAKDAEVFEDKLAWYGVFNRQFPKKGETGYWRFRMPGLGQVDWGKFIKALKDIGYDDVISIEHEDPLYEGSEEKVKEGLKLGYKHLKQFI
- a CDS encoding LacI family DNA-binding transcriptional regulator gives rise to the protein MITIKDVAKEAGVSVATISRVLNNSPGVSDETRKMVLSVIKRLNYNPNLLGRNLRRMETKMILVLLPTISNPFYARIVKGIEDVAQKNGYGVMLCNTDSDVKRERMYLELLKNRLSDGVIFMAPEIDEGELNEIGEKFAAVQCCEYKEGANVSHVSIDNFKAAYKAVKHLIGLGHKDIGLISCKNNFLSTKQREEGYKKALIDFGIEFNPQYVRYGDYSFKSGFRATKSLLADADKITAIFAISDIMAIGAIKAANENGLKIPDDIAIVGFDNISFAPMYNPSLTTISQPKYDIGCTAMELLIKQIKERGDNKENIILEHELIIRESTVK
- a CDS encoding ROK family protein, giving the protein MRIGVDVGGTNIAVGLVDENGKIIATGSRPAEPKRGYAAMAKDIGEISLELIKRCSLKIEDIKSMGIGVPGVADNEKGIVLRAVNLYWTKVPLVREIHKYIDIPIHMDNDANVAALAEGVFGAGRGTNSSVTITLGTGVGSGFVLNGRVFNGAHHFAPELGHIVIGDNGIRCNCGKIGCLETYASATALIREGKRAALKDKNSLILKLAGGEPETITAKNVIDAAKQFDKTAMMIFNDYVKYLAIGIVNIINILDPEVIILGGGVANAGDFLLKPLKKEVQENILFKDLPYADIKKAELGNDAGIIGAAIL